AAAGTTTTTTTCGAATCGAGCAGGATGCCGATGGCTACCCTCCGGTGGGTGCTGAGTCGTTGTGGGCAAGGCAAGCGGAACGCGTGGGTGAATACGTCCTCGAGAACATACCATTCTTCAGCACCCATGCGACGTTGGGTGACTTACTCAAAGTCGTCGAGAAAGAAGGCGTGCTCTGGTTCGACGGCTTGATCAAGAAGTCAGGCAATTCACTCATAAGAGTCGTTTTCTTCAATCGCGATGCGCTGGACCCAATCAATCAAGCGTTGATGACGATGGGATGCCTTACCGAGTATTCCAAAGACTTCAATCTATTAGCCACCAGCATCCCCGAAAAGGTAAATCTCACGGAAGTGCAATCTTTCCTCGCCGATCAGGAACACCTTGGTTTCATCGACTATGAAGAGCCCATTCTCCGCCAGGATTAGACTGCGGATGGGAAACATGACAGGCCCCGTCCAAGCATCGGCCCGCTGGGACTCGTCCATGAAATCGAGGAATTCGTGGGCGAACAAGGACAAATACGAGAAGACGGTGTATCGCCTGCCGAAGAAGCTCGACGAGGAAGTGGCCCGCCTGCACCTCGCGCAGATCGGCGTGAAGCTCACCACGCTCACCAAGGAACAGGCCGACTACATCGGCGTGCCGGTGGAAGGGCCGTACAAGCCGGATCATTATCGCTATTGATCGATTGTCTTCGTCGACGAGAAAAAGGCGCCCCGACCGGGCGCCTTTTTTTATGCCCGGACGACCTGACGATTCAGGTAACTCTCGATGAGGGCAGCGAAACGTGCCGGGGCCACCTGCATCGGATAGTGACCGCAGTCGGCCATGACATGCAATTCCGCGTTCGGATGCCAAGATAGAAACGTACGCTTCATGGCGGCCTCGTCGAGCCCGGGATCCTCACTGCCGACGATGACTAGGAAAGGGGTTTCGAGACCTCGCACGTCATCGACGAAGTCCGCGGTGACCAGCATGTCGAGATACCTCGCACGGCAGGCCGGTGCCACCACGCCGCGGTTGTGTCGCACCTTGCTTTCGACCCATTCGTCCGAAAGCCCGCCGGAAACGAATTTGAACAATCGGCCGAGCGCGGCATCGTCATCCACCGTGCTCGCGAAGAAGGCCAGCGCTTCCGGACCAAGGCGATTTCCGGCGGCGGAGATGGGGCACACGGCGATGGCGCTCACGACGCGGGAAGGCGCGTCCGCCACCAGGCGTTGCGAGATCATGCCGGTCATTGAGTGGCCGATGACGTGGAAGCAATCCCATCCGAGACGATCGGCCAGCGTCAGGCAGTCGGCCGCGATTTCTTCGACCGTGTAATCACCCTCGAGATCGATGGACAGGCCGTATCCACGCAGGTCGACGAAGACATAGGTGAGCGTTTGGGTGTCGAGCCACGGGACGATCTCGTCGTAGTTTGAATGATCGCCGAGCCAGTCGTGCATCACCAGGACGTGGATCGGGCCGATGCCGTGGCGCACGTAACCAAGGTGGCTGGTCGATGCCCGATGAGTTTCAGTGAGAACTTTCATGCCGTGATTCCGTTTTGTTGGCGGGAAACAAAACGAAACGCCCTCCCGGCGAACCGGGAGGGCGTTTTGAAAGTGAAGTCATGCTGCCAAGTGAGCGAGCGATAGTCAATAGGATTTACTGGTGGACTGAGAAACAACTCAAGTTGTCTTGTACGTGGAATGTTCGCTTCGTAGGAATCGCCGATACGATCGGCTCCCACCCCCTTCGGTAGCAGGCGACGGCTGATGGGGATGTCAGGCGACTACATACAACACGGACGTGTTTTGGTAGTTTCGTGTCGTTGCCTGCGCCGTGTTTCGAATGCGCTGCACAGGCAACCATCGCTCGATGCGGTGAGAAGCGCGGGCCAGGGGTGGTGAGACACCCGTTGGCCCGCTGACCTAACCAACTTAAGTGGAGTTGATTCGGCTATGTCGAAGTCTAAGGCATTACCTCGCTCGCCGCTTCCCAGTGGCGACACCCTCAAC
This window of the Luteibacter aegosomatis genome carries:
- a CDS encoding DUF4265 domain-containing protein; the protein is MDWIARQEVALGCKCIPKNGATHERVEKSFFRIEQDADGYPPVGAESLWARQAERVGEYVLENIPFFSTHATLGDLLKVVEKEGVLWFDGLIKKSGNSLIRVVFFNRDALDPINQALMTMGCLTEYSKDFNLLATSIPEKVNLTEVQSFLADQEHLGFIDYEEPILRQD
- a CDS encoding alpha/beta fold hydrolase; protein product: MKVLTETHRASTSHLGYVRHGIGPIHVLVMHDWLGDHSNYDEIVPWLDTQTLTYVFVDLRGYGLSIDLEGDYTVEEIAADCLTLADRLGWDCFHVIGHSMTGMISQRLVADAPSRVVSAIAVCPISAAGNRLGPEALAFFASTVDDDAALGRLFKFVSGGLSDEWVESKVRHNRGVVAPACRARYLDMLVTADFVDDVRGLETPFLVIVGSEDPGLDEAAMKRTFLSWHPNAELHVMADCGHYPMQVAPARFAALIESYLNRQVVRA